The segment CGCTCGATCTCCGCCCGCGGGACGCCCAGGTTCTCGGGGCCGAAGGCCACGTCTTCCCGCACGATGGTGGCCACGATCTGGCTGTCGGGGTTCTGGAAAACCATGCCCACGGTGGCGCGGACCTGCTTGCGCAGGGCGGGGTCGGCCAGCACGTGGCGCGTGTCGCGCCCGTCCACCAGGACGGTTCCGGCGGTGGGCAGGAGCAGGGCGTTGAAGTGGCGGGCCAGGGTGGACTTGCCGCTGCCGTTGGAGCCGACCACGGCCAGGTGCTCGCCCGGCTCGATGCTGAGGGACACGCCGGCCAGGGCTTGAACCGGCGCGGCCAGCCGCTCGGAGTAGGCGAACTCCACGTCCCGGGCTGCAATGAGGTGTCGCGTCATGGAATGCATACTTTAATTATGGAATGGCACCCCGTGTTCTGCCCCCGGATGGCTGAAACAGTTCGCACCATCGGGACCAACTCCTGCGGCGCGACGGGATGCAGGGGCATAGGAAGCATGGTCAAAGGAAGCGTGGTCAGAGGACGCAGTGCCCCACAAGGGGGGTCGGCCACGGGGCGCAAGCCGGGTGGGGCTCGTGGTGCCGGGGCTCCCTCTCAGGGGAGGATGCGGTCCAGGTATTGAAGGGCAACGGCCAGCACCTGGGTACCGCGGGCCACGTCGTCGGGAGAAGACCACTCCTCCGGGCAGTGGCTGAGGCCCCCGCGGCAGGGGATGAAGAGCATGCCCATGGGAGCGATGCGCGCCAGGTGCATGGCGTCGTGCCCGGCGCCGCTGGCCAGGTGCAGCACCGGATAGCCCAGCTCGTGGGCCGCGACCTCGAGGGCCTCCATCACCTGCGGGTCGGCCGCGGCTCCCTCGGCCCGTCCGAGGCAGCGGCTGGTCCACCTCACGCCACGTGTCTGGGAGATCCCCTCGATGGCGGTGCGGATGTCGGCCCAGGCCTGCGCCAGCCGCCGCGGGTCGTGGCTGCGCACGTCGACCGTGAGTTCGGCCTTGCCCGGGACCACGTTGACGTTGTTCGGTTCGATGAGCAGGCGGCCGGTGGTCGCGACGCAATGGCCGCCGGTGGCAAGCTCACGGCCCGTACGCTCGACCGCCAGGATGACCTCTGCCGCCGCCGCCAGGGCATCGCGCCGCAGTTCCATGGGAGTCGTCCCCGCATGGCCCGGTTGGCCCTCCAGGGTCACGCTGTGCCACTCCATGCTGGCGATGGCGGTCACGAGCCCGATGGGTACACCGCGCTGCTCCAGCACGGGCC is part of the Thermaerobacter subterraneus DSM 13965 genome and harbors:
- a CDS encoding Zn-dependent hydrolase; the encoded protein is MPGSRPTVRTERLWADIMQLAAFTEPDRPYTRRAFTEVYQAGRRWLAARMQEAGLAVRVDAGGNLIGRWEGTEPGRSPLMLGSHTDTVLDGGRFDGVAGVLGALEAVRALREAGVRLRHPVEVVDFLAEEPSDYGPSCIGSLALTGGLAPEMLAEVNPAGETLAEGIRRMGGEPRSLSAPLRRPGDVAAYVELHIEQGPVLEQRGVPIGLVTAIASMEWHSVTLEGQPGHAGTTPMELRRDALAAAAEVILAVERTGRELATGGHCVATTGRLLIEPNNVNVVPGKAELTVDVRSHDPRRLAQAWADIRTAIEGISQTRGVRWTSRCLGRAEGAAADPQVMEALEVAAHELGYPVLHLASGAGHDAMHLARIAPMGMLFIPCRGGLSHCPEEWSSPDDVARGTQVLAVALQYLDRILP